A window of Hyalangium gracile contains these coding sequences:
- a CDS encoding M20/M25/M40 family metallo-hydrolase, with product MRSLPLCLTLIALGCSHAAGPATSSRPRDAEELRTLLAELIAADTSNPPGNETAAAQVAARWLKQAGIEAEILEPAPGRGNLLARLKGSGKGRPLLVLAHLDTVPAKREEWVTDPWKLTERDGFLYGRGVQDNKGMAAASVLALRRLQREGGKRSRDILLYLGADEEVGSGNGLEWMLENRPELREAEFALNEGGLTELSTDRGRVQFVALQAAERVSRNVVLKATGPGGHSSAPTADPNPLVRVSAAVARIGALTFPARLTPAARLHIQGRAPRTPGELGAALQRIAASPDAPPQDAVDTVVRIDPALAAVMRSTCVPTVFQAGTRPNVIPATAEATLNCRLLPDEDAKALHDRLVAAVADPSIEVRMDTSPPNSPMSPVGDNAMFRAAKAAAAKVWPGAPVIPRQSTGTTESAMLRRAGIHAYGIDLFALTPEDARTAHAPNERVPVASLQPGAEFVYLLLEELTR from the coding sequence ATGCGCTCCCTGCCCCTCTGTCTCACCCTGATTGCCCTGGGCTGCAGCCACGCCGCGGGCCCGGCCACCTCCTCCCGTCCCCGTGACGCCGAGGAGCTGCGCACGCTGCTCGCCGAGCTGATCGCCGCGGACACCTCCAACCCGCCCGGCAACGAGACCGCCGCCGCCCAGGTGGCCGCGCGGTGGCTGAAGCAGGCCGGCATCGAGGCGGAGATCCTCGAGCCCGCTCCCGGACGCGGCAACCTGTTGGCACGGCTGAAGGGCTCGGGGAAGGGCCGTCCCCTCCTCGTCCTGGCGCACCTGGACACGGTGCCCGCGAAGCGCGAGGAGTGGGTCACCGATCCGTGGAAGCTCACCGAGCGCGACGGCTTCCTTTACGGGCGCGGCGTGCAGGACAACAAGGGCATGGCGGCCGCGAGCGTCCTGGCGCTGCGTCGGCTCCAGCGTGAGGGCGGCAAGCGCTCGCGCGACATCCTCCTGTACCTCGGCGCGGATGAAGAGGTGGGCTCCGGCAACGGCCTGGAGTGGATGCTGGAGAACCGCCCGGAGCTGCGCGAGGCCGAGTTCGCCCTCAACGAGGGAGGCCTCACCGAGCTCTCCACGGACCGCGGCCGCGTGCAGTTCGTGGCCCTCCAGGCCGCCGAGCGCGTCTCCCGGAACGTGGTGCTGAAGGCCACGGGCCCCGGTGGGCACTCGTCCGCTCCGACCGCCGATCCCAACCCGCTGGTGCGCGTGTCCGCGGCGGTGGCTCGCATCGGCGCGCTCACCTTCCCCGCCCGGCTGACTCCCGCCGCCCGGCTGCACATCCAGGGTCGCGCGCCGAGAACCCCTGGCGAGCTGGGCGCGGCCCTCCAGCGCATCGCCGCGTCCCCCGACGCGCCTCCGCAGGACGCCGTGGACACCGTGGTCCGGATCGATCCGGCGCTGGCGGCGGTCATGCGCTCCACGTGCGTCCCCACCGTCTTCCAGGCGGGCACCCGCCCCAACGTCATCCCCGCCACCGCCGAGGCCACCCTCAACTGCCGCCTGCTCCCGGACGAGGACGCGAAGGCGCTCCATGACCGACTGGTCGCCGCGGTGGCGGACCCCTCCATCGAGGTGAGGATGGACACGAGCCCTCCGAACTCGCCCATGTCGCCCGTGGGAGACAACGCCATGTTCCGCGCCGCGAAGGCCGCCGCCGCCAAGGTATGGCCGGGCGCTCCCGTCATCCCCCGCCAGTCCACCGGCACCACCGAGTCCGCCATGCTGCGCCGCGCCGGCATCCACGCCTACGGCATCGACCTGTTCGCGCTCACCCCCGAGGATGCGCGCACCGCGCACGCTCCCAACGAGCGCGTCCCGGTCGCCTCGCTCCAGCCGGGCGCCGAGTTCGTCTACCTGCTCCTCGAGGAGCTGACACGCTGA
- a CDS encoding START domain-containing protein: MYERKRQWWGGALALVLVAGVAQAAEEWETVESKKAVIKVRPRPDGNGKEVWAEKEVEADARDVQNALMDSGSFRLWMPYVKESRVVSTQPDGSRVAYARLKLPVVDDRDYAITVVDEKKLAEDGTGEYVQRWKAVPDALPVREDIVRIKHNEGTWQIIPKGEGKTHIVYKFSVDPGGSVPGWLASFGQKDGVLDTLKAVQDRAQKLGEERKKAKPSAPTAP; the protein is encoded by the coding sequence ATGTACGAGCGGAAGAGGCAGTGGTGGGGCGGAGCGCTGGCGCTGGTGCTGGTCGCGGGCGTGGCGCAGGCCGCCGAGGAGTGGGAGACGGTGGAGAGCAAGAAGGCCGTCATCAAGGTGCGCCCCCGCCCGGACGGCAACGGCAAGGAAGTGTGGGCCGAGAAGGAAGTCGAGGCCGACGCCCGGGACGTCCAGAACGCGCTGATGGACTCGGGCTCGTTCCGGCTGTGGATGCCGTACGTGAAGGAGTCCCGCGTGGTGTCCACCCAGCCGGATGGCTCGCGCGTGGCCTACGCCCGGCTGAAGCTGCCCGTCGTGGATGACCGCGACTACGCCATCACCGTGGTGGACGAGAAGAAGCTGGCCGAGGACGGGACGGGCGAGTACGTGCAGCGCTGGAAGGCTGTGCCCGACGCACTGCCCGTGCGTGAGGACATCGTCCGCATCAAGCACAACGAGGGCACCTGGCAGATCATCCCCAAGGGCGAGGGCAAGACGCACATCGTCTACAAGTTCAGCGTGGATCCGGGCGGCTCGGTGCCCGGCTGGCTGGCCAGCTTCGGTCAGAAGGACGGCGTGCTGGACACGCTCAAGGCGGTGCAGGACCGCGCGCAGAAGCTGGGCGAGGAGCGCAAGAAGGCGAAGCCGTCCGCTCCCACGGCCCCCTGA
- a CDS encoding peptidase C39 family protein has translation MSRLWRISAQTRQFEPFSREGTLLAADGALELDASALTSTEPFPSGKEGGPPPVASYRFGKAILAEQPIPTGFNSAVPSVEALTPPGTWVRVMLAARVDGTWTKDYDFGPWATDKSTVSRRSVNGQEDAQGNVFTDTLVLKKRADAVRVTLWLYSAQSGVSPRVRALSLALTDGTRTPMDEPSDRLAWGTVLAVPGRSQMIYPNGGPVWCSPTSTTMLLGYWAQKLNRPELVEAVPTAAANTYDEVYEGTGNWSFNVAYASAQGGGALHGTVARLDSFAQVERLIAAGIPVSISIAYKEGELTGGASRKSDGHLIVVKGFSPQGDVVVNDPAFAADEQVEAIYKRDELWRAWRHSSGAVYLLWPAGTPLPEGALSPVP, from the coding sequence GTGTCACGCCTGTGGCGGATCAGCGCGCAGACGCGCCAGTTCGAGCCCTTCTCCCGTGAGGGCACCCTGCTCGCCGCCGATGGCGCGCTGGAGCTGGACGCGTCGGCGCTGACCAGCACCGAGCCCTTTCCCTCCGGCAAGGAGGGAGGCCCTCCTCCCGTCGCGAGCTACCGCTTCGGCAAGGCCATCCTGGCCGAGCAGCCCATCCCCACCGGCTTCAACAGCGCAGTGCCCTCCGTGGAGGCGCTCACGCCGCCGGGCACCTGGGTGCGGGTGATGCTCGCCGCGCGCGTGGACGGCACGTGGACCAAGGACTACGACTTCGGCCCCTGGGCCACCGACAAGAGCACCGTGTCGCGGCGCAGCGTGAACGGCCAGGAGGATGCCCAGGGCAACGTCTTCACCGACACGCTCGTCCTCAAGAAGCGCGCGGACGCGGTGCGCGTGACGCTGTGGCTCTACTCCGCCCAGTCGGGCGTCAGCCCTCGCGTGCGCGCCCTCTCGCTGGCGCTGACCGACGGCACGCGCACGCCCATGGACGAGCCCTCGGATCGGCTCGCCTGGGGCACGGTGCTGGCGGTGCCCGGCCGCTCGCAGATGATCTACCCGAACGGTGGTCCCGTGTGGTGCTCTCCCACGTCCACCACCATGCTGCTCGGCTACTGGGCCCAGAAGCTCAACCGCCCCGAGCTGGTCGAGGCCGTGCCCACCGCCGCCGCCAACACCTATGACGAAGTCTACGAAGGCACCGGCAACTGGAGCTTCAACGTCGCCTACGCCTCCGCCCAGGGTGGCGGCGCCCTCCATGGCACGGTGGCGCGGCTCGACTCCTTCGCCCAGGTGGAGCGGCTCATCGCCGCCGGCATCCCCGTGAGCATCAGCATCGCCTACAAGGAGGGCGAACTCACCGGCGGCGCCTCTCGCAAGTCGGACGGCCACCTCATCGTCGTGAAGGGCTTCTCGCCCCAGGGAGACGTGGTGGTCAACGATCCGGCCTTCGCCGCCGATGAGCAGGTGGAGGCCATCTACAAGCGCGACGAGCTGTGGCGCGCCTGGCGCCACTCCTCGGGCGCCGTGTACCTGCTGTGGCCCGCGGGCACGCCGCTGCCCGAGGGCGCGCTGAGCCCCGTGCCCTGA
- a CDS encoding DUF2267 domain-containing protein has translation MTRPTNEQELTQRRMQRHESHVHATYAAFIRQLGELGPMDAETAECAAVSVLSALERRILPREARDLEAQLPRLLVEFLPPPEQRPARPHRFGREEFLRTVAEDLRKPVEEVEPLVRAVFQAFRELISEGEAEDVASNLPPDLRALWRPEH, from the coding sequence ATGACACGTCCCACGAACGAGCAGGAGCTGACGCAGCGCCGCATGCAGCGGCACGAGTCCCACGTCCACGCGACCTATGCCGCGTTCATCCGGCAGCTGGGTGAGCTGGGGCCGATGGACGCGGAGACGGCCGAGTGCGCGGCGGTCTCGGTGCTGAGCGCCCTGGAGCGGCGCATCCTTCCCAGGGAGGCGAGGGACCTGGAGGCGCAGCTGCCGCGCCTGCTGGTGGAGTTCCTGCCGCCGCCGGAGCAGCGGCCCGCCCGCCCGCACCGCTTCGGTCGCGAGGAGTTCCTGCGGACGGTGGCCGAGGACCTGCGCAAGCCGGTGGAGGAGGTGGAGCCCCTGGTGCGCGCGGTGTTCCAGGCGTTCCGCGAGCTCATCAGCGAGGGCGAGGCCGAGGACGTGGCGAGCAATCTCCCGCCGGACCTCCGGGCGCTCTGGAGACCGGAGCACTAG
- the map gene encoding type I methionyl aminopeptidase: MTTQIARQAPAVLPGPNEPCWCGSGSKYKKCHRGADAVEARKKGADVQRRGISPGIISPRRSVPAHIPRPDYAETGRPVRSPELPEVKSPDVIARMRRAGQAAAKVLQMTGAAVRPGITTDELDAIAHEAYIQLGGYPSTLNYHGYPKSLCTSVNEVICHGIPDSRPLEEGDIINLDITIFLEGVHGDCSATFFVGKVDPDSERLVRVTRECLDLGIAAVKPGRPINDIGRVIEEHATKNGMSVVRAYCGHGIGERFHSPLQIPHYYEAGADTIMKPGMTFTVEPMINLGHWQHRSWDDGWTAVTADGSRSAQFEHTLLVTEQGAEILTLP, translated from the coding sequence ATGACCACTCAAATTGCGCGCCAGGCTCCCGCCGTCCTGCCAGGGCCGAATGAGCCCTGCTGGTGCGGGAGCGGCTCCAAGTACAAGAAGTGCCACCGAGGCGCGGACGCCGTCGAGGCCCGCAAGAAGGGCGCGGACGTCCAGCGGCGAGGCATCAGCCCCGGCATCATCAGCCCGCGCCGCAGCGTCCCCGCGCACATCCCGCGTCCGGACTACGCGGAGACCGGCCGTCCGGTCCGCTCGCCGGAGCTGCCCGAGGTGAAGAGCCCGGATGTGATTGCCCGCATGCGGCGGGCCGGCCAGGCGGCCGCCAAGGTGCTCCAGATGACGGGAGCCGCCGTGCGCCCGGGCATCACCACGGACGAGCTGGACGCCATCGCCCACGAGGCCTACATCCAGCTCGGCGGCTATCCGAGCACGCTCAACTACCACGGCTACCCCAAGTCGCTGTGCACCTCGGTCAACGAGGTCATCTGCCACGGCATCCCCGACAGCCGGCCGCTGGAGGAAGGCGACATCATCAACCTGGACATCACCATCTTCCTCGAGGGCGTGCACGGCGACTGCTCGGCCACGTTCTTCGTGGGCAAGGTGGACCCCGACTCCGAGCGCCTGGTGCGCGTGACGCGCGAGTGCCTGGACCTGGGCATCGCGGCGGTGAAGCCGGGCCGGCCCATCAACGACATCGGCCGCGTCATCGAGGAGCATGCCACGAAGAACGGCATGAGCGTGGTGCGGGCCTACTGCGGCCACGGGATTGGCGAGCGCTTCCACAGCCCGCTGCAGATCCCCCACTACTACGAGGCGGGCGCCGACACGATCATGAAGCCGGGGATGACGTTCACCGTCGAGCCGATGATCAACCTGGGCCACTGGCAGCACCGCTCGTGGGACGATGGGTGGACGGCCGTCACCGCCGACGGCAGCCGCAGCGCGCAGTTCGAGCACACGCTGCTCGTCACCGAGCAGGGCGCGGAGATTCTCACGCTGCCGTGA
- a CDS encoding HAD-IG family 5'-nucleotidase gives MSGYLAAPPPERGIFCNRTLNMRAIKAIGYDMDYTLVHYQVEAWERRAYEHIRDRLVALGWPVEQLTFDPMLAIRGLIIDTEKGNLLKANRFGFVKKALHGTRPMDFDSQRTEYTRTIIDLAEKRWMFLNTLFSLSEACIYAQLVDLLDAGRLPGPMGYADLYAVVRSTLDAAHMAGKLKAEIIAAPERYLQPDPETALALLDQRSAGKKLLLITNSEWAYTLPMMHAAFDPYLPKGMTWRELFDVVIVSARKPEFFTTRSPLFEVVESQSEALLRPHSGPLKAGTPYFGGSALELERHLGMSGDEILYVGDHMFGDVHVTKNVLRWRTALILRELEEEVRAIAAFRATEARLAERMVVKERLEAESCQVRLELQRRRLQYGPRSEVPEEQLLARGAALRLELEALDAELGPMARSAGELSNPHWGLLTRAGNDKSHLARQVERYADIYTSRVSNFLFATPFVYLRSPRGSLPHDPNVPGGAPVFQATDAASGPNP, from the coding sequence ATGAGTGGCTACCTCGCTGCCCCCCCGCCCGAGCGCGGCATCTTCTGCAACCGCACCCTCAACATGCGGGCCATCAAGGCCATCGGCTACGACATGGACTACACCCTGGTCCACTACCAGGTGGAGGCCTGGGAGCGCCGCGCCTACGAGCACATCCGGGATCGGCTCGTGGCCCTGGGCTGGCCGGTGGAGCAGCTCACCTTCGATCCGATGCTGGCCATCCGCGGCCTCATCATCGACACCGAGAAGGGCAACCTGCTCAAGGCCAACCGCTTCGGCTTCGTGAAGAAGGCGCTGCACGGCACGCGCCCCATGGACTTCGACTCGCAGCGCACCGAGTACACGCGCACCATCATCGACCTGGCCGAGAAGCGGTGGATGTTCCTCAACACGCTCTTCTCGCTCTCGGAGGCGTGCATCTACGCGCAGCTGGTGGACCTGCTGGACGCCGGCCGGCTGCCGGGCCCCATGGGCTACGCGGACCTGTACGCCGTGGTGCGCAGCACGCTGGATGCCGCGCACATGGCGGGCAAGCTCAAGGCGGAGATCATCGCCGCCCCCGAGCGCTACCTGCAGCCGGACCCCGAGACGGCCCTGGCGCTGCTGGATCAGCGCAGCGCCGGCAAGAAGCTGCTGCTCATCACCAACAGCGAGTGGGCCTACACCCTGCCGATGATGCACGCGGCGTTCGATCCATACCTGCCCAAGGGCATGACGTGGCGCGAGCTGTTCGACGTGGTCATCGTCAGCGCGCGCAAGCCCGAGTTCTTCACCACGCGCTCGCCCCTGTTCGAGGTGGTGGAGAGCCAGAGCGAGGCGCTGCTGCGGCCGCACTCGGGGCCGCTCAAGGCGGGCACGCCGTACTTCGGCGGCAGCGCGCTGGAGCTGGAGCGCCACCTGGGCATGAGCGGGGACGAGATTCTCTACGTGGGCGACCACATGTTCGGCGACGTGCACGTGACGAAGAACGTGCTGCGCTGGCGCACCGCGCTCATCCTCCGCGAGCTGGAGGAGGAGGTGCGCGCCATCGCCGCCTTCCGCGCCACCGAGGCCCGGCTGGCCGAGCGGATGGTGGTGAAGGAGCGCCTGGAGGCCGAGTCCTGCCAGGTGCGCCTGGAGCTGCAGCGGCGCCGGCTCCAGTACGGCCCGCGCTCGGAGGTGCCGGAGGAGCAGCTGCTGGCACGCGGCGCCGCGCTGCGCCTGGAGCTGGAGGCCCTGGACGCGGAGCTGGGGCCCATGGCGCGCTCGGCCGGCGAGCTGTCCAACCCGCACTGGGGCCTGTTGACCCGCGCGGGCAACGACAAGAGCCACCTGGCGCGACAGGTGGAGCGCTACGCCGACATCTACACGTCGCGCGTCTCCAACTTCCTGTTCGCCACGCCCTTCGTCTACCTGCGCAGCCCGCGCGGCAGCCTGCCGCATGATCCGAACGTGCCCGGCGGCGCCCCGGTGTTCCAGGCCACGGACGCCGCCAGCGGCCCCAACCCGTGA
- a CDS encoding TraR/DksA family transcriptional regulator, whose product MEVTMDIWENEAREALMQRRSRLRARGARGPSQAEQSAGGLSERDYKELRDIDDALTRMREGGFGRCSRCGGAIGRHRLRAIPEARYCLTCSTLVVR is encoded by the coding sequence GTGGAGGTCACCATGGACATCTGGGAGAACGAGGCGCGAGAGGCGCTGATGCAGCGGCGCAGCCGTCTGCGCGCGAGGGGGGCTCGAGGGCCGTCGCAGGCGGAGCAATCAGCGGGCGGGCTGTCGGAGCGGGACTACAAGGAGCTGCGCGACATCGACGACGCCCTGACGCGGATGCGGGAGGGAGGCTTCGGCCGGTGCTCGCGGTGTGGGGGCGCCATCGGCCGGCACCGGCTGCGAGCCATCCCGGAGGCCCGCTACTGCCTGACGTGCAGCACGCTGGTGGTCCGCTGA